The sequence ATTGCGCAACGAAATAAGCGGCTGGATCAGGAAAGTCATTATCCGTCTTTTCTTATGCTTCGGTGCTCAAAGAACCAGTCTGAGTGCGGGTCTTTGAATAAGCGATCAAGATGAGCGTACCGATAACACAGGTGGTAATCGAGTTGGAGACAAACGCAGTTGCACCCTGCAAGAACACCTTGTTAGCTGGCTCAGCATAAATGAGAATATCGCCTAGTGGAGCAACCAATGCCCAGGCTAGTACATTGGCAATAACTGCGCCGATATTGAAGCGAACAATTGTTTTGGTAGGGAATAAGCCTTCGTAGACGGTGTTGCCGAGCATGATAGCTCCGATAATTAGTCCGACGACGGCGGAGGAAATTTCCCACGATGCCCAGATGCCATAGCCGGTAGCGTCGATCAGCACATGGCCGATGCCGCCGATGAGTGCGCCGGCGACCGGGCCAAACAAGACCGCGAAAACAGCGAGAACTGCGTACTGCAACGCGATAGCAACGTTAGGAATAGGGGTTGGGATCGCCGCGAAGCGGCCCAGAACGAAGAACAGAGCTGCACCGATACCGATAGCAACAACCTGCACCACAGGTGACATTTTCTTAGACATACTTATCCTTTCGTGTCCCTTATATATCATAAGGGGCTAGTGATACCTGCCAGGATGTACCGGTACCGATATTGAATGCGTGAGCATAGGACCCACGGTTGATGGCAATGGCCATTCGATCGAGCGAGTTGACGTAGAGGAGAGAGTCGCCAACTTCTACCGAGGCGAACGATGGCACGTACACCATGTGGTTGGAGTGAACCTGACGACCTTGGTTAAAGACGCGCAACTTAAAACGTTGGTTGAAACCGTCTGCCATTTCTAGGAATAATGTGCGTGGAATGGATGTCCACAGTGAGCCGTAACGGACATCATGAGCTTCGATGATTCCGCGGATCTCGCCGTCGGCAAACACGGGCTCTTCGTAATCCAGGGCGACGAGAGCATCGAGGGGAACCCGTGGTCCGACGTCGTCAAACGAAATAATCCCGGCTGCTAAACGCGCGCCGGTAAAAGCATAAATATCGCGACCATGGAACGTATAAGAGGCCTCGGAACCGGCGCGGCGGTTTACTGTCTCG is a genomic window of Arcanobacterium phocae containing:
- a CDS encoding ECF-type riboflavin transporter substrate-binding protein encodes the protein MSKKMSPVVQVVAIGIGAALFFVLGRFAAIPTPIPNVAIALQYAVLAVFAVLFGPVAGALIGGIGHVLIDATGYGIWASWEISSAVVGLIIGAIMLGNTVYEGLFPTKTIVRFNIGAVIANVLAWALVAPLGDILIYAEPANKVFLQGATAFVSNSITTCVIGTLILIAYSKTRTQTGSLSTEA
- a CDS encoding SAM hydrolase/SAM-dependent halogenase family protein → MDNLVLQSDFGLDDGAVSAMYGVAVATSPNLHIYNLTHNIPPYDIWEGSYRLAQTIDYWPADTVFVSVVDPGVGSDRLSVVAKTKTGHYIVTPNNGTLTHVNAIFGITEIRTIDETVNRRAGSEASYTFHGRDIYAFTGARLAAGIISFDDVGPRVPLDALVALDYEEPVFADGEIRGIIEAHDVRYGSLWTSIPRTLFLEMADGFNQRFKLRVFNQGRQVHSNHMVYVPSFASVEVGDSLLYVNSLDRMAIAINRGSYAHAFNIGTGTSWQVSLAPYDI